Proteins from a single region of Halichoerus grypus chromosome 13, mHalGry1.hap1.1, whole genome shotgun sequence:
- the NEFH gene encoding neurofilament heavy polypeptide gives MMSFSGADALLGAPFAPLHGGGSLHYALARKGGAGGARSAAGSSSGFHSWARTSVSSVSASPGRFRGAAATSSTDSLDTLSNGPEGCVVAAAAARSEKEQLQALNDRFAGYIDKVRQLEAHNRSLEGEAAALRQQHAGRAAMGELYEREVREMRGAVLRLGAARGQLRLEQEHLLEDIAHVRQRLDDEARQREEAEAAARALARFAQEAEAARVELQKKAQALQEECGYLRRHHQEEVGELLGQIQGSGAAQALAQAEARDALKCDVTSALREIRAQLEGHAVQSTLQSEEWFRVRLDRLSEAAKMNTDAMRSAQEEITEYRRQLQARTTELEALKGTKDSLERQRSELEDRHQADIASYQEAIQQLDAELRNTKWEMAAQLREYQDLLNVKMALDIEIAAYRKLLEGEECRIGFGPSPFSLPEGLPKIPSISTHIKVKSEEKIKVVEKSEKETVILEEQTEEIQVTEEVTEEEEKEAKEEKGKEEEAEGGEEEMKSPPAEEAASPEKEEAKSPVGAKSPVKEEAKSPAEAKSPVKEEAKSPEKAKSPMKEEAKSPTEAKSPVKEEAKSPAEVKSPEKAKSPVKEEAKSPTEVKSPEKAKSPAKEEAKSPVEAKSPEKAKSPVKEEVKSPEKAKSPVKEEAKSPEKAKSPVKEEAKSPEKAKSPVKEEAKSPEKAKSPVKEEAKSPEKAKSPEKAKSPVKEEAKSPEKAKSPVKEEAKSPEKAKSPVKEEAKSPEKAKSPVKEEAKSPEKAKSPEKAKSPEKAKSPVKEEAKSPEKAKSPGKEEAKSPEKAKSPVKEEAKSPEKAKSPEKAKSPVKEEAKSPEKAKTLDVKSPEAKTPAKEEVRSPADIKSPEKAKSPVKEEVKSPEKVKSPVKEETKAPEKEVTKKEEAKSPIKEEEKSQEVKVKEPPKKVEEEKAPATPKTEEKKDSKKDELPKEAPKPEVQEKKEPAVEKPKESKVEAKKEVEDKKKAVTPEKEAPAKVKEEAKPKEKAEVAKKEQDDAKAKERSKAAEKEPEKPKKEETPAAPEKKDVKEAKKPEEKPKAEAQAKEEPSKEAPTPGKAKTEKAEKSSSTDQKDSRPPEKATEDKASKAEK, from the exons ATGATGAGCTTCAGCGGCGCGGACGCGCTGCTGGGCGCCCCGTTCGCGCCGCTACATGGAGGCGGCAGCCTGCACTACGCGCTGGCCCGCAAGGGCGGCGCGGGCGGAGCGCGCTCTGCTGCCGGTTCATCCAGTGGCTTCCACTCCTGGGCGCGGACATCCGTGAGCTCCGTGTCGGCCTCCCCGGGCCGCTTCCGCGGCGCAGCAGCCACCTCAAGCACCGACTCGCTAGACACGCTGAGCAACGGACCAGAGGGCTGCGTGGTGGCAGCAGCAGCGGCCCGCAGCGAGAAGGAGCAGCTGCAGGCGCTGAACGACCGCTTCGCAGGCTACATCGACAAGGTGCGGCAGCTCGAGGCTCACAACCGCAGCCTGGAAGGCGAGGCGGCGGCCCTGCGGCAGCAGCACGCTGGCCGCGCCGCCATGGGCGAGCTGTACGAGCGAGAGGTGCGCGAGATGCGCGGCGCTGTGCTGCGCCTGGGCGCGGCGCGCGGCCAGCTGCGCCTGGAGCAGGAGCACCTGCTCGAAGACATCGCACACGTGCGCCAGCGCCTAGACGACGAGGCCCGGCAGCGGGAGGAGGCCGAGGCGGCGGCGCGCGCACTCGCGCGCTTTGCGCAGGAGGCTGAGGCGGCGCGCGTCGAGCTGCAGAAGAAGGCGCAGGCGCTGCAGGAAGAGTGCGGCTACCTGCGGCGTCACCACCAGGAGGAGGTGGGTGAGCTGCTCGGCCAGATCCAGGGCAGCGGCGCCGCGCAGGCGCTGGCGCAGGCCGAGGCGCGCGACGCCCTGAAGTGCGACGTGACGTCGGCGCTGCGCGAGATCCGCGCGCAACTTGAAGGCCACGCGGTGCAGAGCACACTGCAGTCGGAGGAGTGGTTCCGAG TGAGGCTGGACCGACTATCAGAGGCAGCTAAGATGAACACAGATGCCATGCGCTCAGCACAGGAGGAGATAACAGAGTACCGCCGCCAGCTACAGGCCAGGACCACAGAGCTGGAGGCTCTCAAAGGCACCAAGGACTCACTTGAGAGGCAGCGCTCTGAGCTGGAGGACCGTCATCAGGCTGACATCGCATCCTACCAG GAAGCCATCCAGCAGCTAGACGCCGAGCTGAGGAACACCAAGTGGGAGATGGCAGCCCAGCTCCGAGAGTACCAGGACCTGCTCAATGTCAAGATGGCTCTGGATATTGAGATTGCCGCTTACAG AAAACTCCTGGAGGGCGAAGAATGTCGGATTGGCTTTGGCCCCAGTCCTTTCTCCCTTCCAGAAGGACTTCCCAAAATCCCTTCTATATCCACACACATAAAGGTCAAAAGTGAAGAGAAGATCAAGGTGGTAGAAAAGTCAGAAAAGGAAACTGTGATTTTGGAGGAACAGACAGAGGAGATCCAAGTGACTGAAGAAGTGactgaagaagaagagaaagaggccaaagaggagaaaggcaaggaggaggaagcagaagggggagaagaagaaatgaagtctCCCCCAGCAGAAGAGGCTGCATctccagagaaggaagaggccAAGTCACCAGTTGGAGCCAAGTCCCCAGTGAAGGAAGAAGCTAAGTCCCCAGCTGAGGCCAAGTCCCCAGTGAAGGAAGAGGCCAAGTCCCCAGAAAAGGCTAAGTCCCCCATGAAAGAAGAAGCAAAATCACCAACTGAGGCCAAGTCCCCAGTGAAGGAAGAGGCCAAATCTCCAGCTGAGGTGAAGTCCCCTGAGAAAGCTAAATCCCCCGTGAAAGAAGAAGCAAAATCTCCGACTGAGGTGAAGTCCCCAGAGAAGGCCAAGTCCCCAGCTAAGGAAGAAGCAAAGTCCCCAGTGGAGGCCAAATCCCCCGAAAAGGCCAAGTCTCCAGTGAAGGAAGAGGTCAAGTCCCCCGAGAAGGCCAAGTCTCCAGTGAAGGAAGAGGCCAAGTCCCCTGAGAAGGCCAAGTCCCCAGTGAAGGAAGAGGCCAAGTCCCCAGAGAAGGCCAAGTCCCCAGTGAAGGAGGAGGCCAAGTCCCCAGAGAAGGCCAAGTCCCCAGTGAAGGAGGAGGCCAAGTCCCCAGAGAAGGCCAAGTCCCCAGAAAAGGCCAAGTCCCCAGTGAAGGAGGAGGCCAAGTCCCCAGAGAAGGCCAAGTCCCCAGTGAAGGAGGAGGCCAAGTCCCCAGAGAAGGCCAAATCCCCAGTGAAGGAAGAGGCCAAGTCCCCTGAGAAGGCCAAGTCCCCAGTGAAGGAAGAGGCCAAATCCCCAGAGAAGGCCAAGTCCCCTGAGAAGGCCAAATCCCCTGAGAAGGCCAAATCCCCAGTGAAGGAAGAGGCCAAATCCCCAGAGAAGGCTAAGTCCCCGGGGAAGGAGGAGGCCAAGTCCCCGGAGAAGGCCAAGTCCCCAGTGAAGGAGGAGGCCAAGTCCCCAGAGAAGGCCAAGTCCCCTGAGAAGGCCAAATCCCCAGTGAAGGAAGAGGCTAAGTCTCCTGAGAAGGCTAAGACTCTTGATGTGAAGTCTCCAGAAGCCAAGACTCCAGCAAAGGAGGAAGTAAGGTCCCCTGCAGACATCAAATCTCCCGAAAAGGCAAAAAGCCCTGTCAAGGAGGAGGTCAAGTCTCCAGAGAAGGTCAAATCTCCTGTGaaagaagaaaccaaggctccTGAGAAAGAGGTCACAAAGAAGGAAGAGGCAAAGTCTCCcataaaggaggaagagaaatccCAGGAAGTGAAAGTCAAAGAGCCCCCAAAGaaggtagaggaagagaaagctcCAGCCACACCAAAAACTGAGGAGAAGAAGGACAGCAAGAAAGATGAGTTGCCAAAGGAGGCTCCAAAACCTGAGGTCCAGGAAAAGAAGGAACCTGCTGTGGAGAAACCGAAAGAATCCAAAGTTGAAGCCAAGAAAGAGGTTGAAGATAAGAAAAAAGCAGTGACCCCAGAGAAGGAGGCTCCTGCCAAGGTGAAGGAAGAGGCCAAACCCAAAGAGAAGGCTGAGGTGGCCAAGAAGGAGCAAGATGATGCCAAGGCCAAAGAACGCAGCAAAGCAGCAGAGAAGGAGCCAGAAAAACCAAAGAAGGAAGAGACACCGGCAGCACCTGAGAAAAAAGATGTCAAGGAGGCCAAGAAGCCTGAGGAGAAACCCAAAGCAGAGGCCCAAGCCAAAGAAGAGCCCAGCAAGGAGGCCCCCACACCTGGCAAAGCCAAGACAGAAAAGGCTGAGAAATCCTCTAGCACAGACCAGAAAGACAGCAGACCTCCAGAGAAGGCCACAGAAGACAAGGCTTCCAAGGCAGAGAAGTAA